One window of Watersipora subatra chromosome 3, tzWatSuba1.1, whole genome shotgun sequence genomic DNA carries:
- the LOC137391129 gene encoding large ribosomal subunit protein eL30-like, producing MAPGGTKKGKKASESINARLALVMKSGKYCLGYRQTLKTLRMGKAKLVIIANNTPPLRKSEIEYYAMLAKTGVHHYSGNNIELGTACGKYFRVCTLSITDPGDSDIIKSMPSEGQ from the exons ATGGCTCCCGGCGGTACTAAAAAAGGG AAGAAAGCAtctgaaagcatcaatgctCGATTGGCTCTTGTCATGAAAAGTGGAAAATATTGCCTAGGTTACAGACAAACGTTGAAAACATTGAGGATGGGTAAAGCCAAACTGGTGATTATCGCCAACAATACACCACCATTGAG AAAAAGTGAGATTGAATACTATGCTATGTTGGCGAAAACTGGAGTTCACCATTACAGCGGCAATAACATCGAACTTGGTACAGCATGTGGTAAATACTTCAGAGTCTGCACCTTGAGCATTACTGACCCAG GTGACTCGGATATCATCAAGAGTATGCCATCTGAAGGACAATAG